In Penicillium oxalicum strain HP7-1 chromosome I, whole genome shotgun sequence, a single window of DNA contains:
- a CDS encoding Protein transport protein Y produces the protein MLLFGLGNLVYVIVLIINAIAVLSEDRFLARIGWGRTQAEPGFGASYDSTSVKAKSVNLIASVRTVMRIPLIVINTVIIVYELILG, from the exons ATGCTGCTCTTTGGTCTTGGTAACCTTGTCTATG TGATTGTCCTCATTATCAACGCCATTGCCGTTCTCTCCGAAGACCGGTTCCTCGCTCGCA TCGGATGGGGTCGCACACAAGCTGAGCCCGGGTTCGGCGCAAGCTACGACAGCACGAGTGTCAAGGCCAAATCTGTGAATTTGATCGCGAGTGTACGGACAGTCATGCGGA TACCCCTCATTGTCATCAATACGGTTATCATTGTCTACGAGCTCATCCTCGGTTGA
- a CDS encoding putative ubiquitin carboxyl-terminal hydrolase creB: protein MKGLFSPRRGNGAPTNLAPAPAPKKDLQTPQISPLEKRLQDMGPIRGDGSDKFFGMENCLYYSVPFREAVINYPQRTPVETLEAAMAQNLKFQNPNAHLEAEALAAKQKAAASAPSARQAGVTPNQPQKPEDKDSPEYKKKVALQTLPLMDTKSNAESYGMSESLFTSLKDIFESLVASQTRIGVTRPQQFLEVLRREHEMFRTAMHQDAHEFLNLLLNEVVANVEAEATKQAFSDKAIPPPPSESAEWVHELFEGTLTSETKCLTCEKVSQRDEVFLDLSVDLEQHSSVTACLRKFSAEEMLCERNKFHCDNCGGLQEAEKRMKIKRLPRVLALHLKRFKYTEDLQRLQKLFHRVVYPYHLRLFNTTDDAEDPDRLYELYAVVVHIGGGPYHGHYVAIIKTEDRGWLLFDDELVEPVDKNYVRNFFGDKPGLACAYVLFYQETTLEAVMREQAQEDAATGAAAAAAAAAVETGDLGKSNGYLASPNNLMQVHSASYIPSDEPHRLLPISKTTTAPQLEPHYEQAESDASSHQHHVLPSQAPLPPVPDERLPILTAKKSDVQSKKEKAREEKERRAAEKEREKSEKARRKEVELQHQLDVKREADELRRAIEASKADAPSDQGENGSPRKSSSFNFLRRGSRSLSHRLSKDKDSRGSVSDLAPLTVPETPVSEDAATTDPEPFSPRDPLSPKDASPGSRPSLASRVTMTPPILKEVKEIRNEKAGHTHRWRSLSFRKTS, encoded by the exons ATGAAGGGGCTCTTTTCGCCTCGCCGCGGCAATGGG GCTCCCACCAATCTTGCGCCCGCGCCCGCGCCAAAGAAGGACCTTCAAACGCCACAAATATCCCCTCTAGAAAAGCGTCTGCAGGACATGGGCCCGATCCGGGGTGACGGGAGTGACAAGTTCTTCGGCATGGAGAAT TGCCTCTATTACTCCGTTCCCTTCCGCGAGGCCGTGATCAACTACCCGCAGCGGACCCCGGTTGAGACCCTCGAGGCGGCCATGGCTCAGAATCTCAAATTCCAAAACCCCAACGCGCACCTCGAAGCCGAGGCCCTGGCGGCCAAGCAGAAGGCAGCCGCATCGGCGCCGTCGGCGCGCCAAGCGGGCGTCACTCCAAATCAGCCGCAGAAGCCCGAAGACAAAGATTCACCCGAGTacaagaaaaaggtcgcGCTCCAGACCTTGCCATTGATGGACACTAAGAGCAATGCGGAGAGCTATGGCATGTCTGAGTCTCTGTTCACGTCGCTCAAGGACATCTTTGAGTCACTTGTCGCCAGTCAGACGCGCATTGGCGTGACTCGACCACAGCAGTTCCTGGAGGTCTTGCGCCGGGAGCACGAGATGTTCCGGACCGCCATGCATCAGGATGCCCACGAGTTCTTGAACTTGCTGCTCAATGAAGTCGTGGCGAatgtggaggcggaggcgacGAAACAGGCCTTCAGTGACAAGGCCATCCCCCCACCCCCATCGGAAAGCGCCGA ATGGGTGCATGAGCTCTTTGAGGGAACGTTGACCTCCGAGACCAAGTGCCTGACCTGTGAGAAGGTCTCACAGCGCGACGAagtcttcttggacttgtccGTCGATCTGGAACAGCACTCTTCCGTCACGGCCTGTCTGCGAAAGTTTTccgccgaggagatgctCTGCGAGCGCAACAAATTCCACTGCGACAACTGCGGTGGTCTGCAAGAGGCCGAGAAGCGCATGAAGATCAAGCGTCTGCCACGGGTGTTGGCTCTCCATCTGAAACGCTTCAAATACACCGAGGACCTGCAGCGACTACAAAAGCTCTTCCACCGGGTCGTCTACCCTTACCATCTGCGTCTGTTTAATACCACGGACGATGCAGAGGATCCCGATCGGCTGTATGAGCTGTACGCCGTCGTGGTTCACATTGGCGGTGGGCCGTACCATGGTCATTACGTGGCAATTATTAAGACGGAGGATCGTGGCTGGTTGCTCTTTGACGACGAATTGGTCGAACCGGTCGACAAAAACTACGTTCGCAATTTCTTCGGGGACAAACCAGGCCTGGCTTGCGCCTACGTGCTCTTTTATCAAGAAACGACGCTCGAAGCTGTGATGCGAGAACAGGCACAGGAGGATGCCGCGACGGGTGCGGCGGCTGccgcagcggcggcggccgTCGAGACCGGTGACCTGGGAAAGTCCAACGGGTACTTGGCATCGCCCAACAATCTAATGCAAGTCCACAGTGCCAGTTACATCCCCTCCGACGAGCCACACCGCCTTCTCCCTATCAGTAAGACGACAACGGCACCCCAGCTGGAGCCTCATTATGAGCAGGCCGAATCCGATGCATCTTCTCACCAGCACCATGTGCTGCCATCTCAGGCCCCCCTGCCGCCGGTGCCAGATGAGCGACTGCCGATCCTGACGGCGAAAAAGAGCGATGTGCAatcgaagaaggaaaaggccCGAGAGGAGAAGGAACGTCGAGCAGCGGAAAAGGAGCGGGAGAAGAGCGAAAAGGCCCGCCGCAAAGAGGTCGAACTGCAGCACCAGCTGGACGTCAAGCGGGAAGCGGACGAACTGCGACGTGCAATTGAGGCGAGCAAGGCGGATGCGCCGTCCGATCAAGGCGAGAATGGCTCCCCGCGCAAGTCATCCAGCTTCAATTTCCTTCGACGTGGCAGCCGGAGTCTGAGTCACCGTCTCAGCAAGGATAAGGATTCCCGTGGCTCCGTGTCAGACCTGGCGCCGCTGACGGTACCCGAGACCCCAGTCAGCGAAGACGCGGCGACGACGGACCCGGAGCCCTTTTCGCCTCGAGATCCTCTGTCACCGAAAGATGCGTCGCCGGGTTCCCGGCCATCACTGGCTTCGCGTGTGACGATGACTCCTCCGATTCTCAAGGAGGTGAAGGAGATTAGAAACGAGAAGGCTGGCCATACACACCGATGGCGGTCTCTCAGCTTCAGAAAGACGTCATGA
- a CDS encoding Histidine--tRNA ligase, with product MGKDKGPTFTLKTPKGTKDWSGSDAILRDRIFTTISNVFKRHGGTALDTPVFELREILAGKYGEDSKLIYDLQDQGGEICSLRYDLTVPFARWLAMNPEVRSIKRYHIAKVYRRDQPAVSKGRMREFYQCDFDIAGAFDPMVPDAEVMRIVSEVFEELGWGGRYTVKINHRKILDGVFQVCGVPEDKIRPISSAVDKLDKMPWADVRKEMVDDKGLDGAAADLIETYVMNKGGRELLDKLLQDERLTANASAKAGLEDMALLMDYLEAFNVLDKISFDMSLARGLDYYTGVIYEVVTEGSAPAVQADTAEAEKLKKSSKKSKSKNGDDEDRSDDPTLGVGSVAAGGRYDNLVGMFQPKAQIPCVGISFGVDRIFSITKARLEREQNAKPLRKSEVDVLVMAFGGKGFTGMLKERMEICQKLWSAGIKAEFSYKAKPKPQQQFKAAEDGGIPFGIIIGEDELAAGKVKIKEMGLDKDHPEKEGVDVELANLIPEVQARLAKKQDGSVISLSQQLQDVQV from the exons ATGGGCAAGGATAAGGGACCTACATTCACCCTCAAGACCCCCAAGGGCACCAAGGATTGGTCCGGCTCCGACGCCATCCTCCGAGACCGAATCTTCACGACCATCAGTAACGTCTTCAAGCGCCACGGCGGCACGGCCCTCGATACACCCGTCTTTGAGCTGCGTGAAATCCTGGCTGGGAAATATGGCGAGGACTCAAAGCTCATCTACGACCTGCAGGATCAGGGTGGTGAGATTTGCTCGTTGCGCTACGACCTGACTGTTCCCTTCGCTCGCTGGCTGGCGATGAACCCGGAAGTTCGCAGCATCAAGCGCTATCACATCGCCAAGGTCTACCGTCGAGACCAGCCTGCTGTGAGCAAGGGCCGCATGCGTGAATTCTACCAATGCGACTTTGATATTGCTGGTGCATTCGACCCCATGGTTCCCGATGCGGAGGTGATGCGTATCGTGAGCGAGGTCTTTGAGGAGCTTGGCTGGGGTGGTCGCTACACTGTTAAGATCAACCACCGCAAGATCCTCGATGGTGTATTCCAGGTCTGTGGTGTCCCCGAGGACAAGATTCGCCCGATCTCCAGCGCCGTCGACAAATTGGACAAGATGCCCTGGGCGGACGTGCGCAAGGAAATGGTGGACGACAAGGGCCTCGATGGTGCCGCGGCGGACCTCATCGAGACATACGTCATGAACAAGGGTGGCCGAGAGTTGCTGGACAAGCTGCTCCAGGACGAGAGGCTTACCGCCAACGCCTCCGCCAAGGCTGGTCTTGAAGACATGGCCTTGTTGATGGATTACCTGGAGGCCTTCAACGTCCTGGACAAGATCTCGTTCGACATGTCTCTCGCTCGCGGTCTTGACTACTATACTGGCGTGATTTATGAAGTCGTCACCGAGGGCTCCGCCCCTGCTGTGCAGGCTGATAccgccgaggctgagaagctcaagaagtCCAGTAAAAAGAGCAAGTCCAAGAACGGCGACGACGAGGACCGATCAGACGACCCCACGCTCGGCGTCGGCAGTGTCGCCGCCGGTGGACGCTACGATAATCTCGTGGGCATGTTCCAGCCCAAGGCTCAGATTCCTTGCGTCGGTATCTCGTTCGGCGTTGACcgaatcttctccatcaccaaggcTCGCCTCGAACGTGAGCAGAACGCCAAGCCTCTTCGCAAAAGCGAAGTTGACGTCCTTGTCATGGCCTTTGGCGGTAAGGGCTTCACTGGTATGCTCAAGGAGCGCATGGAGATCTGCCAGAAGCTGTGGAGTGCCGGTATCAAG GCCGAGTTCTCCTACAAGGCCAAACCCAAGCCTCAGCAGCAGTTCAAGGCTGCCGAGGACGGTGGCATTCCATTTGGTATCATTATCGGTGAAGATGAGCTCGCTGCCGGCaaggtcaagatcaaggaaatgGGTCTGGACAAGGACCACCCTGAGAAGGAAGGCGTCGACGTTGAGCTGGCCAATCTGATTCCCGAAGTACAAGCTCGCCTTGCCAAGAAACAGGATGGCTCTGTGATCAGCCTGTCTCAGCAACTGCAGGATGTCCAGGTCTGA
- a CDS encoding Sorting nexin-4, whose amino-acid sequence MDQHDDFDNVSWRNDAASDASRPTTSGTDAEEPREYEHDTNGKRRMSSAHEEPQAGPLADAVDLAGIGDGVLECRVDSPLKENDGTKDAYISYLVTTHTDFKSFQKPEFSVRRRFTDFYFLYKTLYREYPACAVPPLPDKHKMEYVRGDRFGPEFTTRRSWSLHRFLKRLTLHPVLRRAPLLIIFLESPDWNAHIRLHSSRGTTSSTTEISGSGIFDNFTDSFVNAFTKVHKPDRRFIEVKEKADKLDEDLSHVEKTVARVARRESDLESDYTDLATQFRKLVPLEPAVEMPLQVFAASVEETARGLHDLKDHTDQNYLGSLRDMEAYILSVKALLKTREQKQLDFEALVDYRNKAVTERDSLANNPSAYYASNPLTSSPASFIRSKMEDMRGVDHEQSRRERVRKLELRIDELTREVESARTTSEMFDEEVVREVADFERIKAVEFRDSLGSLADAHINFYQSVLTTWERFVAEMESDAEAGVEAASEAAASRVA is encoded by the exons ATGGATCAACATGATGACTTTGACAACGTCTCCTGGCGCAATGACGCCGCGAGCGATGCTTCGCGACCGACTACTTCGGGCACAGATGCAGAGGAGCCTCGCGAATATGAACACGACACCAATGGCAAGCGCAGAATGAGCTCCGCGCACGAAGAGCCCCAAGCAGGTCCATTAGCCGACGCTGTGGATTTGGCTGGTATCGGAGACGGTGTCCTTGAATGCCGCGTTGACTCTCCACTGAAGGAGAATGATGGCACTAAAGATGCCTACATCTCATACCTTGTCACAACACAT ACCGATTTCAAGTCATTTCAGAAGCCTGAATTTAGCGTCCGCCGCAGATTTACCGATTTCTATTTTCTGTACAAGACGCTTTATCGTGAATACCCAGCATGTGCCGTCCCGCCTCTTCCGGATAAGCACAAGATGGAGTATGTGCGAGGCGATCGATTCGGACCGGAGTTCACCACTAGGCGATCATGGTCGCTACACCGATTCCTGAAGCGCTTGACCCTCCATCCAGTGCTGCGACGGGCGcccctcctcatcatttTCCTAGAATCGCCCGATTGGAATGCACACATTCGGCTTCACTCGTCTCGGGGCACAACAAGTTCCACGACCGAGATTTCCGGGTCTGGAATCTTTGACAACTTCACAGACAGCTTTGTCAATGCATTCACCAAGGTCCACAAGCCCGACAGGCGATTTATTGAAGTCAAGGAGAAAGCGGATAAGCTGGACGAAGATTTATCGCACGTGGAAAAGACAGTGGCTCGGGTCGCCCGCCGCGAGTCAGACCTGGAATCAGACTACACCGACCTCGCGACACAGTTCCGCAAGCTTGTCCCTCTTGAACCAGCGGTCGAGATGCCTTTGCAGGTCTTCGCAGCCTCGGTTGAAGAAACTGCACGGGGACTGCATGATTTGAAAGACCACACGGATCAAAATTATCTGGGCTCCTTGCGTGATATGGAAGCCTATATACTGTCCGTAAAAGCGCTGTTGAAGACGAGAGAGCAGAAGCAGCTCGATTTTGAAGCCCTTGTTGACTACCGGAACAAGGCTGTCACTGAGCGCGACTCACTTGCAAACAATCCCAGCGCGTACTACGCCTCAAATCCTCTGACATCATCGCCGGCTTCTTTCATTCGTTCGAAAATGGAAGATATGCGCGGTGTCGATCACGAGCAGTCCCGTCGCGAGCGTGTTCGTAAACTCGAACTACGAATCGATGAACTCACCCGTGAGGTTGAGTCGGCGAGAACCACCTCGGAGATGTTTGATGAAGAAGTCGTTCGTGAAGTCGCCGACTTCGAGCGAATCAAAGCCGTTGAATTCCGCGATTCCCTGGGATCTCTCGCGGATGCCCACATCAACTTCTATCAAAGTGTGTTGACCACATGGGAGCGATTCGTGGCGGAAATGGAGAGTGATGCTGAGGCTGGCGTGGAGGCGGCGTCAGAAGCCGCTGCCTCGCGAGTGGCCTGA